A stretch of Natronococcus sp. CG52 DNA encodes these proteins:
- the mfnA gene encoding tyrosine decarboxylase MfnA gives MQAEPQAFDRVLSSMCTEPHPVARDAAERFLATNPGDPGTYPQVAELEEEAISLLGEVAGLEEPSGYVASGGTEANIQAVRIARERADSRTPNVVMPESGHFSFQKAADLLEVELRVVPTDDDHRTDLEAVRVSVDADTALVVGVAGTTEYGRVDPIPELGEIARSADAMLHVDAAWGGFVLPFTDHEWHFGHAPVDTMTIDPHKMGQAAVPAGGLLVRSADLLDHLAVDTPYLESTSQATLTGTRSGAGVASAVAAMEALWPEGYRRQYVRSQNNAAWLAEALEKRGYEVVDPTLPLVAASVPRSTFDALRARGWRISRTATGELRIVCMPHVTREMLASFIGDLDRLEVRASVPITSDD, from the coding sequence ATGCAAGCCGAGCCGCAGGCGTTCGACCGGGTGCTCTCGTCGATGTGTACCGAGCCACACCCGGTCGCCCGCGATGCGGCCGAACGATTTCTCGCGACGAACCCCGGGGACCCCGGCACCTACCCGCAGGTCGCGGAACTCGAGGAGGAGGCCATCTCGCTGCTCGGCGAGGTAGCCGGCCTCGAGGAACCGTCAGGATACGTCGCCAGCGGCGGAACGGAGGCGAACATCCAGGCCGTCCGCATCGCCCGGGAGCGGGCCGACTCGCGGACGCCGAACGTCGTCATGCCCGAGTCGGGCCACTTCAGTTTCCAGAAGGCTGCCGACCTGCTCGAGGTCGAACTTCGCGTCGTGCCGACCGACGACGACCACCGGACGGACCTCGAGGCCGTCCGCGTCAGCGTCGACGCCGACACCGCGCTGGTCGTCGGCGTGGCGGGAACGACCGAGTACGGCCGGGTCGATCCGATCCCGGAACTCGGTGAGATCGCGCGCTCGGCCGACGCCATGCTCCACGTCGACGCCGCCTGGGGCGGGTTCGTCCTTCCGTTTACCGACCACGAGTGGCACTTCGGCCACGCGCCGGTCGACACCATGACGATCGACCCGCACAAGATGGGGCAGGCCGCCGTCCCCGCCGGCGGATTGCTCGTTCGCTCGGCCGACCTCCTCGACCACCTCGCCGTCGACACGCCGTACCTCGAGTCGACTTCGCAGGCGACGCTGACCGGCACTCGATCGGGCGCGGGGGTCGCGAGCGCGGTCGCCGCGATGGAGGCGCTGTGGCCCGAGGGGTACCGACGGCAGTACGTTCGCTCGCAGAACAACGCCGCGTGGCTGGCCGAGGCCTTAGAGAAGCGCGGCTACGAGGTCGTCGACCCCACGCTCCCGCTGGTGGCCGCGAGCGTCCCGCGCTCTACGTTCGACGCGCTTCGCGCTCGAGGGTGGCGCATCTCCCGGACCGCGACGGGCGAACTGCGGATCGTCTGCATGCCCCACGTGACCCGCGAGATGCTCGCCTCCTTCATCGGCGACCTGGACCGACTCGAGGTGCGCGCCAGCGTGCCGATCACCAGCGACGACTGA
- a CDS encoding glycosyltransferase has product MPSSPFRVLEHGATAFGAAVLLLSGLVHGVRTQTLTLDLFVVTVRFVFLEALSAVVVFSLFVALTGALLVREVWSSRTSFDSPTDGPPLTAIVPVYRDHRVLATSVESLLESEYENLDIVVVAEPTDDATIDRARELAAEYDRVELSINGNPGSKAGAINYAVAETDADRFAVFDADEWIAPEFPSIAMGELTAGADVFQGRRIPRPTGAVETIAYCERIVFHASYKLVELFGFTNCRSSSTAFTREAFERVGGYDDKLTEDLDFAHACYRQGLDVRQARQCTNTMEAPHSLADLWGQRKRWRVGQIEVLHATFRELLCGRIDRRGLVSIGRMCSSLFGSLITLALASKLLLLLSLDVESAFLVPFTLLVATIVLVAWRDARDGRIDGFGWGVLLAPLLYPAFGVLTLKSLLEYALSWDGSWYRVEKTGS; this is encoded by the coding sequence ATGCCTTCGTCCCCGTTTCGAGTCCTCGAACACGGCGCCACCGCGTTCGGCGCGGCCGTCCTTCTGCTTTCCGGCCTCGTTCACGGGGTGCGAACGCAGACGCTGACGCTCGACCTGTTCGTCGTGACCGTCCGGTTCGTCTTCCTCGAGGCGCTCTCGGCGGTCGTCGTGTTCTCGCTGTTCGTCGCGCTGACCGGCGCGCTGCTGGTCCGCGAGGTGTGGTCGTCGCGCACCTCGTTCGACTCCCCTACGGACGGCCCACCGCTGACGGCGATCGTTCCGGTCTACCGTGACCACCGGGTGCTCGCCACGAGCGTCGAGAGCCTCCTCGAGAGCGAGTACGAGAACCTCGATATCGTCGTCGTCGCCGAACCGACCGACGACGCCACGATCGACCGGGCCCGGGAACTGGCTGCCGAGTACGATCGCGTCGAGCTGTCGATCAACGGCAACCCGGGATCGAAAGCCGGCGCGATCAATTACGCCGTCGCCGAAACCGACGCGGACCGCTTCGCGGTGTTCGACGCCGACGAGTGGATCGCACCGGAGTTTCCGTCGATCGCGATGGGCGAACTGACCGCCGGCGCGGACGTCTTCCAGGGACGGCGGATTCCCCGTCCGACCGGCGCCGTCGAGACGATCGCCTACTGCGAGCGAATCGTCTTCCACGCGAGCTACAAGCTAGTCGAACTGTTCGGCTTCACGAACTGCCGGAGTTCGTCGACGGCGTTCACCCGCGAGGCGTTCGAGCGCGTCGGCGGCTACGACGACAAACTGACCGAGGACCTCGACTTCGCCCACGCCTGCTACCGCCAGGGGCTGGACGTCAGGCAGGCGCGCCAGTGTACTAACACCATGGAGGCGCCCCACAGCCTGGCCGACCTCTGGGGCCAGCGCAAGCGCTGGCGCGTCGGCCAGATCGAGGTGTTGCACGCGACGTTCCGGGAGCTCCTGTGCGGCCGAATCGATCGCAGGGGGCTCGTTTCGATCGGCCGGATGTGCTCGAGTCTGTTCGGAAGCCTGATCACGCTCGCACTCGCCTCGAAACTGCTGTTATTGCTCTCCCTGGACGTCGAATCGGCGTTTCTGGTTCCGTTTACGCTCCTCGTCGCGACGATCGTTCTCGTCGCCTGGCGCGACGCCAGAGATGGCCGGATCGACGGGTTCGGCTGGGGCGTCCTGCTCGCACCGCTGCTGTATCCGGCATTCGGCGTGCTGACGCTGAAGTCGCTGCTCGAGTACGCGCTCAGCTGGGACGGGAGCTGGTACCGCGTCGAAAAAACGGGGAGTTGA
- the ppsA gene encoding phosphoenolpyruvate synthase has product MAVLWLDEISAGDLEKVGGKGASLGELTGAGLPVPPGFVVTAGTYRSFIENANIDEELFEAVDVDVEDSSALADAAERAQELIVETPFPDDLREEILDAYRQVGGDEEAFVAVRSSATAEDLPDASFAGQQETFLNITEEDLLERVRSCWASLFTQRAIYYRQEKGFDHSAVNIAVVVQQMVDAEKSGVMFTSHPSTGDPTMIIEAAWGLGEAVVSGAVSPDNYVVPRDGSDVDVTVAEKKVMHVKDDDTGETVEREVPGDKRNARVLSQDEIDRLVELGERVEDHYDTPQDVEWAIVEGAVFMLQSRPITTIDEGDVGGVDVTDDTASAAKGLTDGSGVQTTDSAETSGTDTTGSGNVVVDGLGSSPGRVSGAARIVTKLDELDKVDAGDIIVTEMTMPDMVPAMKRAAGIITDEGGMTSHAAIVSRELGVPAIVGTTNATSVLEDGQVVTLDGDKGSVLEGDVVSDEEETEPVEEVRPQSPVKPMTATEVKVNVSIPEAAERAAATGADGVGLLRTEHMILSLNQTPTKFIEENGEDAYIQELVQGIRGVADEFYPRPVRVRTLDAPTDEFRQLEGGEDEPNEHNPMLGYRGIRRSLDRPEVFAHELEAFRRLYDMGYDNVEIMFPLVNDAEDVHQAKRLMTDAGIDPEKRTWGVMIETPASALSVEEMAGAGIDFASFGTNDLTQYTLAVDRNNEHVADRFDELHPSILQLIGNVIETCREHDVETSICGQAGSKPEMVQFLVNEGVSSISANIDAVRDVQHEVKRVEQKLLLDSVR; this is encoded by the coding sequence ATGGCTGTACTCTGGTTGGACGAAATCAGCGCCGGTGACCTCGAGAAAGTCGGCGGTAAAGGAGCTTCTCTGGGGGAGCTCACGGGCGCTGGCTTACCCGTCCCACCTGGTTTCGTCGTAACTGCGGGCACCTACCGATCGTTCATCGAGAACGCGAATATCGACGAGGAACTGTTCGAGGCGGTCGACGTCGACGTCGAGGACTCGAGCGCGCTCGCGGACGCGGCGGAGCGCGCCCAGGAACTCATCGTCGAAACGCCGTTCCCCGACGACCTGCGCGAGGAAATTCTCGACGCCTACCGACAGGTCGGTGGCGACGAGGAGGCGTTCGTCGCCGTTCGTTCCTCCGCGACCGCGGAAGACCTCCCCGACGCTTCCTTCGCCGGCCAGCAGGAGACGTTCCTGAACATCACCGAGGAGGATCTTCTCGAACGCGTGCGAAGCTGCTGGGCCTCGCTGTTCACTCAGCGGGCGATCTACTACCGACAGGAGAAGGGATTCGACCACTCGGCGGTGAACATCGCGGTCGTCGTCCAGCAGATGGTCGACGCCGAGAAGTCCGGCGTCATGTTCACGAGTCACCCTTCGACGGGCGACCCGACGATGATCATCGAGGCCGCCTGGGGGCTCGGCGAGGCCGTCGTCTCCGGCGCCGTCTCGCCGGATAACTACGTCGTCCCGCGTGACGGCAGCGACGTCGACGTAACCGTCGCCGAAAAGAAAGTGATGCACGTCAAGGACGACGACACCGGCGAGACGGTCGAGCGCGAGGTTCCCGGCGATAAACGGAACGCGCGCGTACTCTCGCAGGACGAGATCGATCGACTCGTCGAACTCGGCGAACGCGTCGAAGACCACTACGACACTCCGCAGGACGTCGAGTGGGCGATCGTGGAAGGAGCGGTTTTCATGCTCCAGTCGCGACCGATCACGACGATCGACGAGGGCGACGTCGGAGGCGTCGACGTGACGGACGACACCGCCAGCGCCGCGAAGGGGCTCACCGACGGGAGTGGCGTTCAGACCACCGACAGCGCCGAGACGTCGGGGACGGATACCACCGGGAGCGGCAACGTCGTCGTCGACGGGCTCGGCTCGAGTCCGGGACGGGTAAGCGGTGCGGCCCGGATCGTGACGAAACTCGACGAACTCGACAAGGTCGACGCCGGCGACATCATCGTGACCGAGATGACGATGCCGGATATGGTTCCCGCGATGAAACGCGCCGCCGGGATCATCACCGACGAGGGCGGCATGACCAGCCACGCTGCCATCGTCTCCAGAGAACTCGGCGTCCCTGCGATCGTCGGCACGACCAACGCGACCAGCGTACTCGAGGACGGACAGGTCGTCACGCTCGACGGCGACAAGGGGTCCGTTCTCGAGGGAGACGTCGTTTCCGACGAAGAGGAGACCGAACCCGTCGAGGAGGTCCGCCCGCAGTCGCCGGTCAAGCCGATGACCGCGACCGAAGTCAAAGTCAACGTCTCGATTCCCGAGGCCGCAGAACGGGCCGCCGCGACCGGCGCCGACGGCGTCGGCCTCCTGCGGACCGAGCACATGATCCTCTCGCTGAACCAGACGCCGACGAAGTTCATCGAGGAGAACGGTGAGGACGCCTACATTCAGGAACTCGTCCAGGGAATCCGGGGCGTCGCAGACGAGTTCTATCCGCGACCCGTCCGCGTGCGAACGCTCGACGCGCCGACCGACGAGTTCCGCCAACTCGAGGGCGGCGAGGACGAACCGAACGAGCACAATCCGATGCTCGGCTACCGCGGCATCCGACGGTCGCTGGATCGACCGGAGGTATTCGCGCACGAACTCGAGGCGTTCCGCCGGCTCTACGACATGGGCTACGACAACGTCGAGATCATGTTTCCGCTGGTCAACGACGCCGAGGACGTCCACCAGGCCAAGCGGCTCATGACCGACGCCGGCATCGATCCCGAGAAGCGAACTTGGGGCGTGATGATCGAGACGCCCGCCTCCGCGCTGTCGGTCGAGGAGATGGCCGGAGCGGGCATCGACTTCGCGTCGTTCGGGACGAACGACCTCACCCAGTACACGCTCGCGGTCGATCGCAACAACGAGCACGTCGCCGACCGGTTCGACGAACTTCACCCCTCCATCCTCCAGCTGATCGGTAACGTCATCGAGACCTGCCGCGAGCACGACGTCGAGACGAGCATCTGCGGCCAGGCCGGCTCGAAACCCGAGATGGTCCAGTTCCTCGTCAACGAGGGCGTGAGCTCCATTTCGGCTAACATCGACGCCGTCCGCGACGTCCAGCACGAGGTCAAGCGGGTCGAGCAGAAGCTGCTGCTCGATTCGGTGCGCTGA
- a CDS encoding PhzF family phenazine biosynthesis protein codes for MNTIRILQVDAFTDEPLAGNPAGVVPEADRLTDEQMQAIARELALSETAFLRSSDDADADRRIRYFTPTQEVDLCGHATIGSYAHLHDEGLEAGTTTLETNVGVLEIELEEDGTVWMTQDAPTVREAEVDYDRVAEALGVDRAALEGASADLPLAISSTGLSFLMVPITYLSDVGNADPDMAAIEELTDELDAAGVYLFTFDVLEGTSTLHGRMFAPDAGVPEDPVTGTASGAVGAYLDQFGAFDDDLPEELRLEQGHYVDRPGIVRVRVDDRVQVGGRGVTALEGTLTVPDDGGDDILEA; via the coding sequence ATGAACACGATTCGGATCCTGCAGGTCGACGCGTTTACCGACGAGCCGTTGGCGGGGAATCCGGCCGGCGTCGTTCCCGAGGCGGATAGACTCACGGACGAGCAGATGCAGGCGATCGCCCGGGAACTGGCGCTGAGCGAGACGGCGTTCCTGCGCTCGAGCGACGACGCGGACGCCGACCGCCGGATCCGGTACTTCACCCCGACCCAGGAGGTCGACCTCTGCGGCCACGCGACGATCGGGAGCTACGCCCACCTCCACGACGAGGGGCTCGAAGCCGGCACGACGACCCTCGAGACGAACGTCGGCGTTCTCGAGATCGAACTCGAGGAAGATGGGACGGTCTGGATGACCCAGGACGCGCCAACGGTTCGCGAGGCCGAGGTCGACTACGACCGCGTCGCCGAGGCCCTCGGCGTGGATCGGGCGGCACTCGAGGGAGCGAGCGCCGACCTACCGCTCGCGATCTCCTCCACGGGACTGTCGTTTCTGATGGTGCCGATCACCTACCTCTCCGACGTCGGAAACGCGGACCCCGACATGGCCGCGATCGAGGAGTTGACGGACGAACTCGACGCGGCGGGCGTCTACCTCTTCACGTTCGACGTGCTCGAGGGCACCTCGACGCTTCACGGACGCATGTTCGCCCCCGACGCGGGCGTCCCGGAAGATCCGGTCACCGGCACCGCCAGCGGCGCCGTCGGCGCGTACCTCGATCAGTTCGGAGCGTTCGACGACGACCTCCCCGAGGAGTTGCGCCTCGAGCAGGGCCACTACGTCGACCGGCCGGGGATCGTCCGCGTTCGCGTCGACGACCGCGTTCAGGTCGGCGGCCGCGGCGTGACGGCGCTGGAGGGTACCCTCACCGTCCCCGACGACGGGGGAGACGACATCCTCGAGGCCTGA
- a CDS encoding alpha/beta hydrolase — MNELGRRTLLTSVSTAAVSALAGCTDLFSDDLSETDDGTGGDSTQSGTAVETATKFVEKLGNERFERAYDRIAPDARSRVAVGELEQIWLGYTAVGGEFHEVAETTETVASGFDAVNVTMAFERSDHELQVLVTDEFDVAGITFNDTYERPAYVDRDSITEQEATLETEECSLDGTVTLPADADADSIPGVVLVHDSGPADRNLGSVATRAFADLAEGLATEGVATFRYDKRTYACPREIEPEDHTLDATTVDDALLAIDELRSVEAVDDDLVVVAGLGVGGLAVPRIVDRDGGLAGGVAMGAPARPFYEVVLAHLEHQATVGSHEWPAMTNVYEKQAGEIDRVRDGDYDEDDVLLDFSGAFWESLEEYDALETAREIDEPLYFLQGERDFQASLEDDFGAWQSELDDRSETSFERYDGLNHLFMPVEGPGVAFEYRVRNNVGSQVVADIDNWIETL; from the coding sequence ATGAACGAACTGGGACGACGGACTCTCCTGACCTCGGTTTCGACGGCGGCGGTTTCGGCTCTCGCGGGGTGTACCGACCTGTTCAGCGACGACCTGTCGGAGACGGACGACGGAACCGGCGGAGACTCCACACAGTCCGGGACGGCCGTGGAGACGGCGACCAAATTCGTGGAGAAACTGGGGAACGAACGGTTCGAGCGGGCGTACGATCGGATCGCTCCGGATGCCCGGTCGCGGGTCGCCGTCGGCGAACTCGAGCAGATCTGGCTGGGCTACACCGCGGTCGGCGGCGAGTTCCACGAGGTCGCGGAGACGACCGAGACCGTCGCGAGCGGTTTCGACGCCGTCAACGTCACGATGGCGTTCGAGCGCAGCGACCACGAACTGCAGGTCCTGGTCACCGACGAGTTCGACGTCGCGGGTATCACGTTCAACGACACCTACGAGCGGCCGGCGTACGTCGATCGCGATTCGATCACGGAGCAGGAGGCGACCCTCGAGACCGAGGAGTGTTCCCTGGACGGAACCGTAACGCTTCCCGCAGATGCGGATGCCGACTCGATACCCGGCGTCGTCCTCGTCCACGACTCCGGTCCGGCAGACAGGAACCTGGGCAGTGTTGCGACGAGGGCGTTCGCCGATCTGGCGGAGGGTCTCGCGACCGAAGGAGTCGCGACGTTCAGGTACGACAAGCGGACGTACGCCTGCCCGCGAGAGATCGAGCCAGAAGATCACACGCTCGACGCGACGACCGTCGACGACGCGCTTCTCGCGATCGACGAACTCCGGAGCGTCGAGGCGGTCGACGACGATTTAGTCGTCGTCGCCGGTCTGGGAGTCGGCGGACTCGCCGTCCCCCGAATCGTCGACCGGGACGGCGGCCTGGCCGGCGGCGTCGCGATGGGTGCTCCCGCCCGCCCGTTCTACGAGGTCGTCCTCGCGCACCTCGAGCACCAGGCCACGGTCGGCAGCCACGAGTGGCCCGCGATGACGAACGTGTACGAGAAGCAGGCCGGCGAAATCGACCGCGTCCGCGACGGCGACTACGACGAAGACGACGTCCTCCTCGACTTCTCCGGCGCGTTCTGGGAGAGCCTCGAGGAGTACGACGCCCTCGAGACGGCTCGAGAGATCGACGAACCCCTCTACTTCCTCCAGGGTGAGCGGGACTTCCAGGCCAGCCTCGAGGACGACTTCGGCGCGTGGCAGTCCGAACTCGACGACCGTTCCGAGACGAGTTTCGAGCGCTACGACGGCCTCAACCACCTGTTCATGCCGGTCGAGGGGCCCGGCGTCGCCTTCGAGTATCGCGTGCGAAACAACGTGGGTTCGCAGGTGGTCGCCGATATCGACAACTGGATCGAAACGCTGTGA
- the thiC gene encoding phosphomethylpyrimidine synthase ThiC — translation MVRTQLQAAREGTVTPEMDRVAERENRDPEFVRKQVAEGRAVIPANVAHDALDPMIIGREFATKVNANIGNSEESSDLETELEKLHTAVHYGADTVMDLGTGSDLDEIRETHVEYSPVPLGTVPLYEAVKRAGSPEEITTELLLEVVEKQAEQGVDYMTIHAGILAEHLPLTDGRKTGIVSRGGSIMAKWMEERGEQNPFFRIFEDLCEIFVEYDVTFSLGDSLRPGCLADACDEAQYAELDTLGELTDVAWDHGVQVMVEGPGHVPMHKVAENVERQQEVCDGAPFYVLGPLVTDVAPGYDHITSAIGAAIAAQAGAAMLCYVTPKEHLGLPEREDVRDGLAAYRIAAHSGDVANGRPGARDWDDALSEARYEFDWREQFRLALDPDRARSFHDRTLPGDNYKEARFCSMCGVEFCSMRIDQDARKAGEMRRLDTETDLETSPAAAVNLPPVGSHDSSGLSELEKLDEEPLEEAADD, via the coding sequence ATGGTTCGAACGCAGCTCCAGGCCGCCCGCGAGGGAACCGTGACGCCCGAGATGGATCGCGTCGCCGAACGAGAGAACCGCGACCCCGAGTTCGTTCGGAAGCAGGTCGCCGAGGGACGGGCCGTCATTCCGGCGAACGTCGCCCACGACGCGCTCGATCCCATGATCATCGGTCGCGAGTTCGCGACCAAGGTCAACGCCAACATCGGGAACAGCGAGGAGTCGAGCGACCTCGAGACGGAACTCGAAAAGCTCCACACGGCGGTCCACTACGGCGCGGACACGGTGATGGACCTCGGAACGGGCAGCGACTTGGACGAGATCCGGGAGACCCACGTCGAGTACTCGCCGGTCCCGCTCGGAACGGTTCCGCTGTACGAGGCGGTCAAGCGAGCGGGCAGCCCCGAGGAGATCACGACGGAGCTACTGCTCGAAGTCGTCGAGAAGCAGGCCGAGCAGGGCGTCGACTACATGACGATCCACGCGGGTATCTTGGCCGAGCACCTGCCGCTGACCGACGGCCGCAAGACGGGGATCGTCTCGCGCGGGGGATCGATCATGGCGAAGTGGATGGAAGAACGCGGCGAACAGAATCCGTTCTTCCGGATCTTCGAGGACCTCTGCGAAATATTCGTCGAGTACGACGTCACCTTCAGCCTCGGCGACAGCCTTCGGCCGGGCTGTCTGGCCGACGCCTGCGACGAGGCCCAGTACGCCGAACTGGACACGCTGGGCGAACTGACCGACGTCGCCTGGGACCACGGCGTGCAGGTGATGGTCGAAGGACCCGGTCACGTTCCGATGCACAAAGTCGCCGAGAACGTCGAACGCCAGCAGGAGGTCTGCGACGGCGCCCCGTTCTACGTGCTGGGACCGCTCGTGACCGACGTCGCGCCGGGCTACGACCACATCACGAGTGCGATCGGCGCCGCGATAGCCGCCCAGGCCGGCGCGGCGATGCTCTGTTACGTCACCCCCAAGGAACACCTCGGCCTCCCCGAACGGGAGGACGTTCGGGACGGACTCGCCGCCTACCGGATCGCCGCCCACAGCGGCGACGTGGCGAACGGGCGTCCGGGCGCTCGAGACTGGGACGACGCCCTCTCGGAGGCCCGTTACGAGTTCGACTGGCGCGAGCAGTTCCGCCTCGCGCTCGACCCCGACCGCGCGCGGTCCTTCCACGACCGGACCCTGCCCGGGGACAACTACAAGGAGGCGCGGTTCTGCTCGATGTGCGGCGTCGAGTTCTGCTCGATGCGGATCGACCAAGATGCGAGAAAGGCGGGCGAGATGCGGCGTCTCGACACCGAAACCGACCTCGAGACCTCGCCCGCGGCGGCCGTGAACCTGCCGCCGGTCGGCAGTCACGACTCGAGCGGCCTCTCGGAACTCGAGAAACTGGACGAAGAGCCACTCGAGGAGGCGGCTGACGACTGA
- a CDS encoding S1 family peptidase, with protein MPTTRDFEYLLECRNVIGVDYDEREDRVRVFVSRKLPPGALDDEDDVEKRITEVETDADVTVDVVDAGYDEDRDGYDALSILEPAPEALEDRGDRHRPVPAGVSEINANSTAGTGGPYPARIANEPGEDADETTDDASEAVWSDVAEPGDLVRLSNNHVYARSNEADFGEPVLQPAPHDGGGHDDEVGDLVGYVPIEDGVRVDVAARSVELERESATYYGLEEEWPTDVRRDDYDELRGETVTKTGRTTGVTSATVESTSASVSVEFGGEHGTVTLREQLIAGHMSEGGDSGSAVFLEDGALVGLLFAGSAEQTICNRIANVERELGVEILTGEPDEDDGDDERDAPVYTTTFEHSVEVDLEGPALELESVTFEDQPRPGRRVAATVVVAASEPGSYWLDIDDERRRFEVEPDDDPGRARDGVRRSVEVVVDVPDDSSDTIDVAIAGGRIE; from the coding sequence ATGCCTACGACGCGGGATTTCGAGTACCTCCTCGAGTGTCGGAACGTGATCGGCGTCGACTACGACGAGCGCGAGGACAGGGTTCGGGTCTTCGTCTCCCGGAAGCTCCCGCCCGGCGCGCTCGACGACGAGGACGACGTCGAAAAGCGCATCACGGAGGTCGAAACCGACGCGGACGTCACCGTCGACGTCGTCGACGCCGGCTACGACGAGGACCGCGACGGATACGACGCGCTGTCGATTCTCGAGCCGGCTCCAGAGGCGCTCGAGGACCGCGGCGACCGCCACCGGCCGGTCCCGGCCGGCGTGAGCGAGATCAACGCGAACTCGACTGCGGGGACGGGCGGACCGTATCCCGCTCGAATCGCGAACGAGCCCGGTGAGGACGCGGACGAGACCACTGACGACGCGAGCGAGGCGGTCTGGAGCGACGTCGCCGAGCCGGGGGATCTCGTTCGACTGTCGAACAATCACGTGTACGCGCGCTCGAACGAGGCCGACTTCGGCGAACCGGTTCTCCAGCCCGCTCCGCACGACGGCGGAGGCCACGACGACGAGGTCGGCGATCTCGTCGGCTACGTCCCGATCGAGGACGGCGTTCGGGTCGACGTCGCCGCCCGTTCCGTCGAACTCGAACGCGAGTCGGCGACCTACTACGGACTCGAGGAGGAGTGGCCGACCGACGTTCGGCGCGACGACTACGACGAGCTTCGGGGTGAGACGGTCACGAAGACCGGCCGAACGACGGGCGTCACGAGTGCGACGGTGGAGTCGACGAGTGCGAGCGTCAGCGTCGAGTTCGGCGGCGAGCACGGCACCGTCACCCTTCGCGAGCAGCTGATCGCCGGTCACATGTCGGAGGGCGGCGACAGCGGCTCGGCCGTCTTTCTCGAGGACGGGGCGCTCGTCGGCCTGCTGTTCGCCGGCTCGGCCGAACAGACGATCTGCAACCGGATCGCCAACGTCGAGCGGGAACTCGGCGTCGAAATTCTCACCGGAGAGCCGGACGAGGACGACGGTGACGACGAACGGGACGCGCCCGTCTACACGACTACGTTCGAGCACTCGGTCGAGGTCGACCTCGAGGGTCCGGCGCTCGAACTCGAGTCGGTCACGTTCGAGGATCAGCCTCGTCCCGGCAGACGAGTGGCGGCGACGGTCGTCGTCGCGGCGAGCGAGCCGGGCAGCTACTGGCTCGATATCGACGACGAGCGTCGGCGCTTCGAGGTCGAGCCCGATGACGACCCGGGTCGGGCTCGAGACGGAGTTCGGCGCTCGGTGGAGGTCGTCGTCGACGTCCCCGACGATTCGAGCGACACGATCGACGTCGCGATCGCCGGTGGCAGGATCGAGTAG
- a CDS encoding phosphoribosyltransferase, protein MSDLPDDFDCTITNWDYIYSLCRDVSDEVRRDDFEPDVIVALARGGWFAGRCICDFLGLDDLTSLKMEHYVGTAQKTGEPTVRYPMPEGSVEGKDVLIIDDIADTGGSIERAYEYVDDRNAGEVRTATLQLLRTSEYEPDYVGERLEEWTWVVYPWNFIEDMVDLVSGAMERADQEEFTTDAIRHYLSEYHGVERMEMEIAQPDRLQEVLTEMERRGVLEMANHGEWVLVE, encoded by the coding sequence ATGTCCGACCTACCGGACGATTTCGACTGTACGATAACGAACTGGGACTACATCTACAGCCTCTGTCGCGACGTCAGCGACGAGGTGCGCCGGGACGACTTCGAACCCGACGTCATCGTCGCACTCGCCCGCGGCGGCTGGTTCGCGGGCCGCTGTATCTGTGACTTCCTGGGACTCGACGACCTGACGAGCCTGAAGATGGAACACTACGTCGGCACGGCACAGAAGACCGGCGAGCCGACCGTTCGCTACCCGATGCCCGAGGGCAGCGTCGAGGGGAAGGACGTTCTCATCATCGACGACATCGCCGACACCGGCGGCTCGATCGAACGCGCCTACGAGTACGTCGACGACCGCAACGCCGGCGAGGTTCGCACCGCGACCCTCCAGTTGCTCCGGACCAGCGAGTACGAACCCGACTACGTCGGCGAGCGACTCGAGGAGTGGACCTGGGTCGTCTACCCGTGGAACTTCATCGAGGACATGGTCGACCTGGTCTCCGGCGCGATGGAACGGGCCGACCAGGAGGAGTTCACGACCGACGCCATTCGTCACTACCTCTCGGAGTACCACGGCGTCGAGCGCATGGAGATGGAGATCGCTCAGCCCGACCGCCTCCAGGAGGTTCTCACGGAGATGGAGCGCCGAGGCGTCCTCGAGATGGCTAACCACGGCGAGTGGGTACTGGTCGAGTGA